The Euphorbia lathyris chromosome 8, ddEupLath1.1, whole genome shotgun sequence genome has a window encoding:
- the LOC136202351 gene encoding profilin-1, translating into MSWQTYVDDHLMCEIEGNHLSAAAIIGVDGSVWAQSATFPQFKLEEITGIMNDFNEPGSLAPTGLYLGGTKYMVIQGESGAVIRGKKGPGGVTVKKTNQALIIGIYDEPMTPGQCNMIVERLGDYLIDQGL; encoded by the exons ATGTCGTGGCAAACTTACGTTGATGACCATCTCATGTGCGAAATCGAGGGAAATCATCTCTCTGCCGCCGCTATCATCGGCGTAGATGGAAGCGTTTGGGCTCAGAGCGCCACCTTCCCTCAG TTCAAGCTTGAAGAAATCACTGGCATCATGAATGATTTTAATGAACCTGGCTCACTTGCGCCTACTGGATTGTATCTTGGTGGCACAAAATACATGGTGATTCAAGGCGAGTCTGGAGCTGTCATCCGAGGGAAGAAG GGACCTGGTGGTGTTACAGTTAAGAAGACCAATCAGGCCTTAATCATTGGTATCTATGATGAGCCAATGACTCCAGGGCAGTGCAACATGATCGTTGAAAGGCTTGGTGATTATCTGATTGATCAGGGTCTTTAA